A genomic segment from Aquila chrysaetos chrysaetos chromosome 11, bAquChr1.4, whole genome shotgun sequence encodes:
- the ANXA7 gene encoding annexin A7 isoform X1 gives MSYPGYPPSGGYPAFPGYPPTGQESVYPPAGQYSYPAVPGGYPPAGGGTYPAAPPSAGYPGTAGYPAPGGYPAPGSYPGAPQAGGMPPYPGAPTGPGFGVPPAGPGFGGYPQPPAQSYAGGGPAQIPVGYPGGQAPSPMPGLPAAMVQCTQGTIQAAPNFDAGRDAEILRKAMKGFGTDEQAIINVVANRSNDQRQKIKAAFKTMYGKDLIKDLKSELSGNVEELILALFMPSTYYDAWSLRHAMKGAGTQERVLIEILCTRTNQEIREIVNCYKSEFGRDIEQDIRADTSGHFERLLISMCQGNRDENQTVDYQKAQEDAQRLYQAGEGKLGTDESCFNMVLASRSFPQLKATVEAYSRIANRDLLSSIDREFSGNVERGLKTIVQCALNRPAFFAERLYYSMKGAGTDDSTLIRIIVTRSEIDLVQIKQMFTQMYQKTLATMIASDTSGDYRRLLLAIVGQ, from the exons atGTCATACCCAGGCTATCCCCCTTCTGGCGGCTACCCTGCTTTCCCTGGTTATCCT CCGACAGGACAAGAGTCTGTCTATCCACCAGCTGGTCAGTACTCCTATCCCGCAGTTCCTGGAGGATACCCTCCAGCAGGAGGAGGGACCTATCCTGCAGCACCACCAAGTGCTGGGTATCCAGGGACAGCAGGATATCCTGCCCCGGGGGGCTACCCTGCCCCTGGGAGCTACCCTGGAGCTccccaggctggaggaatgCCACCTTATCCTGGAG CTCCTACAGGCCCTGGGTTTGGTGTGCCTCCTGCTGGCCCTGGCTTTGGTGGCTATCCGCAGCCTCCTGCCCAAAGCTATGCTGGAGGTGGACCAGCACAAATTCCAG taggATATCCTGGTGGACAGGCACCATCACCAATGCCTGGTCTG CCTGCAGCAATGGTTCAGTGTACCCAGGGCACAATTCAAGCTGCTCCAAACTTTGATGCTGGAAGGGATGCAGAAATTCTACGCAAAGCTATGAAGGGGTTTG GAACTGATGAGCAGGCTATCATAAATGTTGTTGCTAACCGCTCCAATGACCAAAGGCAAAAAATCAAGGCAGCTTTCAAGACTATGTATGGCAAG GATTTAATTAAAGATCTGAAGTCTGAGTTAAGTGGAAATGTGGAAGAATTGATTCTAGCCCTCTTTATGCCTAGCACCTACTACGATGCCTGGAGTTTACGTCATGCAATGAAG GGAGCAGGCACTCAGGAGAGAGTGCTGATTGAGATCCTTTGCACAAGGACAAACCAGGAAATAAGAGAAATAGTGAACTGCTATAAATCAGAATTTGGAAGGGACATCGAACAAGACATCAGAGCAGACACTTCAGGACACTTTGAACGATTACTTATATCTATGTGCCAA GGTAATCGGGATGAGAATCAAACTGTGGATTATCAAAAAGCTCAAGAAGATGCTCAGCGTCTGTACCAAGCAGGCGAAGGAAAACTTGGGACTGATGAATCTTGCTTTAATATGGTTCTGGCAAGCAGAAGTTTTCCCCAACTGAAAGCAACAGTTGAGGCATACTCCAGG ATTGCTAATCGTGATTTATTAAGCAGCATTGACCGAGAATTTTCTGGAAACGTGGAACGTGGTTTGAAGACTATTG TGCAATGTGCTTTAAATCGCCCAGCCTTTTTTGCAGAAAGACTGTATTATTCTATGAAAGGAGCTGGCACAGATGATTCTACCCTCATCAGAATTATAGTCACTCGCAGTGAG aTTGACCTTGTGCAAATTAAACAGATGTTCACACAAATGTATCAGAAGACGTTGGCTACAATGATAGCAAGTGATACAAGTGGTGATTACCGGCGTTTGCTGCTGGCAATTGTTGGTCAATAG
- the ANXA7 gene encoding annexin A7 isoform X2 has product MSYPGYPPSGGYPAFPGYPPTGQESVYPPAGQYSYPAVPGGYPPAGGGTYPAAPPSAGYPGTAGYPAPGGYPAPGSYPGAPQAGGMPPYPGAPTGPGFGVPPAGPGFGGYPQPPAQSYAGGGPAQIPGYPGGQAPSPMPGLPAAMVQCTQGTIQAAPNFDAGRDAEILRKAMKGFGTDEQAIINVVANRSNDQRQKIKAAFKTMYGKDLIKDLKSELSGNVEELILALFMPSTYYDAWSLRHAMKGAGTQERVLIEILCTRTNQEIREIVNCYKSEFGRDIEQDIRADTSGHFERLLISMCQGNRDENQTVDYQKAQEDAQRLYQAGEGKLGTDESCFNMVLASRSFPQLKATVEAYSRIANRDLLSSIDREFSGNVERGLKTIVQCALNRPAFFAERLYYSMKGAGTDDSTLIRIIVTRSEIDLVQIKQMFTQMYQKTLATMIASDTSGDYRRLLLAIVGQ; this is encoded by the exons atGTCATACCCAGGCTATCCCCCTTCTGGCGGCTACCCTGCTTTCCCTGGTTATCCT CCGACAGGACAAGAGTCTGTCTATCCACCAGCTGGTCAGTACTCCTATCCCGCAGTTCCTGGAGGATACCCTCCAGCAGGAGGAGGGACCTATCCTGCAGCACCACCAAGTGCTGGGTATCCAGGGACAGCAGGATATCCTGCCCCGGGGGGCTACCCTGCCCCTGGGAGCTACCCTGGAGCTccccaggctggaggaatgCCACCTTATCCTGGAG CTCCTACAGGCCCTGGGTTTGGTGTGCCTCCTGCTGGCCCTGGCTTTGGTGGCTATCCGCAGCCTCCTGCCCAAAGCTATGCTGGAGGTGGACCAGCACAAATTCCAG gATATCCTGGTGGACAGGCACCATCACCAATGCCTGGTCTG CCTGCAGCAATGGTTCAGTGTACCCAGGGCACAATTCAAGCTGCTCCAAACTTTGATGCTGGAAGGGATGCAGAAATTCTACGCAAAGCTATGAAGGGGTTTG GAACTGATGAGCAGGCTATCATAAATGTTGTTGCTAACCGCTCCAATGACCAAAGGCAAAAAATCAAGGCAGCTTTCAAGACTATGTATGGCAAG GATTTAATTAAAGATCTGAAGTCTGAGTTAAGTGGAAATGTGGAAGAATTGATTCTAGCCCTCTTTATGCCTAGCACCTACTACGATGCCTGGAGTTTACGTCATGCAATGAAG GGAGCAGGCACTCAGGAGAGAGTGCTGATTGAGATCCTTTGCACAAGGACAAACCAGGAAATAAGAGAAATAGTGAACTGCTATAAATCAGAATTTGGAAGGGACATCGAACAAGACATCAGAGCAGACACTTCAGGACACTTTGAACGATTACTTATATCTATGTGCCAA GGTAATCGGGATGAGAATCAAACTGTGGATTATCAAAAAGCTCAAGAAGATGCTCAGCGTCTGTACCAAGCAGGCGAAGGAAAACTTGGGACTGATGAATCTTGCTTTAATATGGTTCTGGCAAGCAGAAGTTTTCCCCAACTGAAAGCAACAGTTGAGGCATACTCCAGG ATTGCTAATCGTGATTTATTAAGCAGCATTGACCGAGAATTTTCTGGAAACGTGGAACGTGGTTTGAAGACTATTG TGCAATGTGCTTTAAATCGCCCAGCCTTTTTTGCAGAAAGACTGTATTATTCTATGAAAGGAGCTGGCACAGATGATTCTACCCTCATCAGAATTATAGTCACTCGCAGTGAG aTTGACCTTGTGCAAATTAAACAGATGTTCACACAAATGTATCAGAAGACGTTGGCTACAATGATAGCAAGTGATACAAGTGGTGATTACCGGCGTTTGCTGCTGGCAATTGTTGGTCAATAG